The following proteins are co-located in the Canis aureus isolate CA01 chromosome X, VMU_Caureus_v.1.0, whole genome shotgun sequence genome:
- the HMGB3 gene encoding high mobility group protein B3 isoform X2 has protein sequence MAKGDPKKPKGKMSAYAFFVQTCREEHKKKNPEVPVNFAEFSKKCSERWKTMSGKEKSKFDEMAKADKVRYDREMKDYGPAKGGKKKKDPNAPKRPPSGFFLFCSEFRPKIKSTNPGISIGDVAKKLGEMWNNLSDSEKQPYNNKAAKLKEKYEKDVADYKSKGKFDGAKGPAKVARKKVEEEDEEDEEEEEEEEEEEEDE, from the exons ATGGCTAAAGGTGATCCCAAGAAACCAAAGGGCAAGATGTCTGCTTATGCCTTCTTTGTGCAGACGTGCAGAGAGGAACATAAGAAGAAAAACCCAGAGGTTCCTGTCAATTTTGCTGAGTTTTCCAAGAAGTGCTCTGAGAGGTGGAAG ACAATGTCTGGAAAAGAGAAGTCGAAATTTGATGAAATGGCCAAGGCAGATAAAGTGCGCTATGATCGGGAAATGAAGGATTATGGACCCGCTAAGGGAGGCAAGAAGAAGAAGGACCCTAATGCCCCCAAAAGACCACC GTCTGGATTTTTCCTGTTCTGCTCGGAATTCCGCCCCAAGATCAAATCGACAAACCCTGGAATCTCCATTGGAGACGTGGCGAAGAAGCTCGGTGAGATGTGGAATAACTTAAGTGACAGCGAGAAGCAGCCTTACAACAACAAGGCAGCCAAGCTGAAGGAGAAGTATGAGAAG GATGTCGCTGACTATAAGTCTAAAGGGAAGTTTGATGGCGCAAAGGGTCCCGCTAAAGTAGCCCGGAAAAAGgtggaagaagaagatgaagaagacgaagaggaagaagaggaggaggaggaggaggaggaggatgaataA
- the HMGB3 gene encoding high mobility group protein B3 isoform X1, with translation METLPLKNPRKPFVIRIRMAKGDPKKPKGKMSAYAFFVQTCREEHKKKNPEVPVNFAEFSKKCSERWKTMSGKEKSKFDEMAKADKVRYDREMKDYGPAKGGKKKKDPNAPKRPPSGFFLFCSEFRPKIKSTNPGISIGDVAKKLGEMWNNLSDSEKQPYNNKAAKLKEKYEKDVADYKSKGKFDGAKGPAKVARKKVEEEDEEDEEEEEEEEEEEEDE, from the exons ATGGAAACTCTTCCTTTGAAGAATCCGAGGAAGCCTTTTGTCATTCGAA TCAGGATGGCTAAAGGTGATCCCAAGAAACCAAAGGGCAAGATGTCTGCTTATGCCTTCTTTGTGCAGACGTGCAGAGAGGAACATAAGAAGAAAAACCCAGAGGTTCCTGTCAATTTTGCTGAGTTTTCCAAGAAGTGCTCTGAGAGGTGGAAG ACAATGTCTGGAAAAGAGAAGTCGAAATTTGATGAAATGGCCAAGGCAGATAAAGTGCGCTATGATCGGGAAATGAAGGATTATGGACCCGCTAAGGGAGGCAAGAAGAAGAAGGACCCTAATGCCCCCAAAAGACCACC GTCTGGATTTTTCCTGTTCTGCTCGGAATTCCGCCCCAAGATCAAATCGACAAACCCTGGAATCTCCATTGGAGACGTGGCGAAGAAGCTCGGTGAGATGTGGAATAACTTAAGTGACAGCGAGAAGCAGCCTTACAACAACAAGGCAGCCAAGCTGAAGGAGAAGTATGAGAAG GATGTCGCTGACTATAAGTCTAAAGGGAAGTTTGATGGCGCAAAGGGTCCCGCTAAAGTAGCCCGGAAAAAGgtggaagaagaagatgaagaagacgaagaggaagaagaggaggaggaggaggaggaggaggatgaataA